In Acidovorax sp. GBBC 1281, a single window of DNA contains:
- a CDS encoding aminoglycoside phosphotransferase family protein, with product MSHPPSPIVADPAPAGAAAAAPAFPAVAWPDAARRTAFEAWLAPLAATHGLRPASVRPASADASFRRYLRIDAADGTSRIVMDAPPDKEDCRPFAHVQRLMADAGLHVPEVLAWDEAHGFMLLSDLGAQTVIERLDPAAPEAAHAWYLQASDVLLQWQQASRPGVLPPYDEALLRRELALFPDWYLARHRGVALIEAQQGVLAKTFDVLVANNLEAPSVFVHRDFMMRNLMAPPAGGPLGVLDFQDAVYGPITYDIASLLRDAFISWEEDFVIDITVRYWEKARKSGLVGAASASGWGADFGEFYRAVEWMGLQRHLKVAGIFARITLRDGKPKYLADTPRFIGYIRSTASRYRELKPLLRLVDEIEGTQEATGFAFGRV from the coding sequence ATGAGCCACCCTCCTTCCCCCATCGTGGCCGATCCGGCCCCGGCCGGCGCCGCGGCTGCCGCGCCCGCCTTTCCCGCCGTCGCCTGGCCCGACGCCGCCCGCCGCACCGCGTTCGAGGCCTGGCTGGCGCCACTGGCCGCCACGCACGGCCTGCGCCCCGCGAGCGTGCGCCCCGCCTCGGCGGACGCGAGCTTTCGCCGCTACCTGCGCATCGACGCCGCCGACGGCACCAGCCGCATCGTGATGGATGCCCCGCCGGACAAGGAGGACTGCCGCCCCTTCGCCCACGTGCAGCGCCTGATGGCCGACGCGGGCCTGCACGTGCCCGAGGTGCTGGCCTGGGACGAGGCCCACGGCTTCATGCTGCTGTCCGACCTGGGCGCGCAGACGGTCATCGAGCGGCTCGACCCCGCGGCGCCCGAGGCGGCGCACGCCTGGTACCTGCAGGCCAGCGACGTGCTGCTGCAATGGCAGCAGGCCTCGCGCCCCGGCGTGCTGCCGCCCTACGACGAGGCCCTGCTGCGGCGCGAACTGGCCCTTTTTCCCGACTGGTACCTGGCGCGCCACCGCGGCGTGGCGCTCATTGAGGCGCAGCAGGGCGTGCTCGCCAAGACCTTCGACGTGCTGGTCGCCAACAATCTGGAAGCCCCCAGCGTGTTCGTGCACCGCGACTTCATGATGCGCAACCTCATGGCGCCCCCGGCGGGCGGGCCGTTGGGCGTGCTGGATTTTCAGGACGCCGTGTATGGGCCCATCACCTACGACATCGCCAGCCTGCTGCGCGATGCGTTCATCAGCTGGGAAGAGGATTTCGTCATCGACATTACCGTGCGTTACTGGGAAAAAGCGCGAAAGTCGGGATTGGTCGGTGCGGCGAGCGCCAGCGGCTGGGGCGCGGACTTCGGCGAGTTCTACCGCGCGGTCGAATGGATGGGCCTGCAGCGGCACCTGAAGGTGGCCGGCATCTTCGCGCGGATCACGCTGCGCGACGGCAAGCCCAAGTACCTGGCGGACACTCCGCGTTTCATCGGCTACATCCGCTCGACAGCCAGCCGCTACCGCGAGCTCAAGCCGCTGCTGCGGCTGGTGGACGAGATCGAAGGCACGCAGGAAGCCACCGGCTTCGCTTTCGGAAGAGTTTGA
- a CDS encoding 16S rRNA (uracil(1498)-N(3))-methyltransferase yields MPRFHCPLPLAGGAALALPPSAARHVQVLRLQPGDAITLFDGRGGEYAATITRMGRSDVDVEVGAHDPVEREAARAVHLVVGMPANERMDWLVEKAAELGAASIQPVAAARSVLKLSGERAQKRQAHWQAIAVAACEQCGRNRVPEVYAPVALADWLRAQAAEARALEGGLARLVLSLRDGSRPLREAAGAAGRVQVLHGPEGGLTAQEEDLALAHGFAPASLGARVLRAETASVAALAQLAFE; encoded by the coding sequence ATGCCCCGTTTCCATTGCCCCTTGCCCTTGGCGGGCGGCGCCGCGCTGGCGCTGCCGCCCTCGGCCGCGCGCCACGTGCAGGTGCTGCGCCTGCAGCCCGGCGACGCGATCACGCTGTTCGACGGGCGCGGGGGCGAATACGCCGCCACCATCACCCGCATGGGCCGCTCCGATGTGGACGTGGAGGTCGGCGCGCACGACCCCGTGGAGCGCGAGGCCGCGCGCGCCGTGCACCTGGTGGTGGGCATGCCGGCCAACGAGCGCATGGACTGGCTCGTGGAGAAGGCCGCCGAACTGGGCGCGGCCAGCATCCAGCCGGTGGCCGCCGCGCGCAGCGTGCTCAAGCTGTCGGGCGAGCGGGCGCAAAAGCGCCAGGCCCATTGGCAGGCGATCGCTGTAGCGGCCTGCGAGCAGTGCGGGCGCAACCGGGTGCCCGAGGTGTATGCCCCGGTGGCCCTGGCCGACTGGCTGCGCGCGCAGGCGGCCGAGGCCCGCGCGCTGGAGGGCGGTCTGGCGCGCCTCGTGCTGTCGCTGCGGGACGGCTCCCGCCCGCTGCGCGAGGCGGCGGGCGCCGCCGGCCGCGTGCAGGTGCTGCACGGCCCCGAGGGCGGGCTGACCGCGCAGGAGGAAGACCTGGCGCTGGCCCACGGCTTCGCGCCGGCCAGCCTGGGCGCGCGCGTGCTGCGGGCCGAGACCGCTTCGGTCGCCGCGCTGGCGCAGCTGGCCTTCGAATGA
- a CDS encoding ATP-binding protein, translating to MFHLQTLELVHWDYCQRVALPLDASIITIAGPNGSGKTTLLDAMRTLLGLRCSAPRDYRTYARHAGAQTAWLRAVVDNRPQGRQTSSRPFARRLLYGDQVTLACRIDRNGGDWQRRYCLLDGDVGIEQLRDTPEKDLGFMGVEAWGRVLGAAGLSPAIARVLSLEQGQTDRLCEFSPRELLRLVFDVFGDQQVLDAYDQAREHQQQLVREMAQAERELDHGRAQLAELQNRVASYQSWQFKVAERGRLATEVLPVLAWHGEREALAKQARELRRQKTQHRSALADQAVQNKRLLTLIEESARAQSDATRLLAERDEARTALDDATRHESPLEQLAKREQELLALVDKGSNADELQSHLARLQAEEAEAQDERSALQQRRKLAQQALQALEGQHLPPLPHEVQQFRKRLVAQGIGHRFVAEVVEVADEQWRAAIEGVLRGHRWVVLLDKDSDLAEAYEIGERERYRHYLVGPGEKALKGDPGTLLSHVRFTAPVPRWLVQQMQQLRCVADPREGKRLGGTWITPQAYMHDGRGARSMWVEPREHQFGAAAVHARRAAAERDAAQIDAQLAPVLDRVLALKRQITDTRRALEGHSAAEELARRSDEFAQAREVLPTARQARIAAAQRWQRLDTEATRAHDRHRAFADEHQRLEQQLQRARSDSDRAAHEWTARRRNHVAAAGHSQRQRHGFPPRWIAPATREALVDEYVNDTQARLRLQSVEQELEHNTWEQDATVEERHRRMETTVREQTLSLSDHQAKNAQAGTAVHNARESYIEVLRSTVRRYRKNIQELGALAGVEVAADLPLLENDDTVLAQAGLKVHFAFDGKGSIGMNDGEASGGQQVIKSLILLVGLLKDEESGSGGFVFIDEPFAHLDVRNIQLVGHFLRSTQAQYVLTTPITHNLEVFEPAEITLVTSKKPQGSRWAPPIAVAKRRGVPVLEPVPA from the coding sequence ATGTTCCACCTGCAAACCCTCGAACTCGTCCACTGGGACTACTGCCAGCGCGTGGCCCTGCCGCTCGATGCGTCCATCATCACCATCGCCGGACCCAACGGCTCGGGCAAGACCACGCTGCTCGATGCCATGCGCACCCTGCTGGGCCTGCGCTGCTCCGCCCCGCGCGACTACCGCACCTACGCGCGCCACGCCGGCGCGCAGACCGCCTGGCTGCGCGCCGTGGTGGACAACCGGCCCCAGGGCCGCCAGACCTCCAGCCGCCCGTTCGCGCGGCGCCTGCTGTACGGCGACCAGGTCACGCTGGCCTGCCGCATCGACCGCAACGGTGGCGACTGGCAGCGCCGCTACTGCCTGCTCGACGGCGACGTGGGCATTGAACAGCTGCGCGACACGCCCGAGAAAGACCTCGGGTTCATGGGCGTGGAGGCCTGGGGCCGCGTGCTGGGCGCGGCGGGCCTGTCGCCCGCCATCGCCCGCGTGCTCTCACTGGAGCAGGGCCAGACCGACCGCCTGTGCGAATTCAGCCCGCGCGAGCTGCTGCGCCTGGTGTTCGACGTGTTCGGCGACCAGCAGGTGCTCGATGCCTACGACCAGGCGCGCGAGCACCAGCAGCAGCTCGTGCGCGAGATGGCCCAGGCCGAGCGCGAGCTGGACCACGGCCGCGCGCAACTGGCCGAGCTGCAGAACCGCGTGGCCAGCTACCAGAGCTGGCAGTTCAAGGTGGCCGAGCGCGGGCGCCTGGCCACCGAGGTGCTGCCCGTGCTGGCCTGGCACGGCGAGCGCGAGGCCCTGGCCAAGCAGGCGCGCGAACTGCGCCGCCAAAAGACCCAGCACCGCAGCGCCCTGGCCGACCAGGCCGTGCAGAACAAGCGCCTGCTCACCCTGATCGAGGAAAGCGCCCGCGCCCAGTCCGACGCCACCCGGCTGCTGGCCGAGCGCGACGAGGCCCGCACCGCGCTGGACGACGCCACGCGCCACGAATCGCCCCTGGAGCAACTCGCCAAGCGCGAGCAGGAGCTGCTGGCGCTGGTGGACAAGGGCAGCAACGCCGACGAACTGCAGTCCCACCTGGCCCGGCTGCAGGCCGAAGAGGCCGAGGCGCAGGACGAGCGATCGGCCCTGCAGCAGCGGCGCAAGCTCGCGCAGCAGGCCCTCCAGGCCCTGGAAGGCCAGCACCTGCCGCCGCTGCCGCACGAGGTGCAGCAGTTCCGCAAGCGCCTGGTGGCCCAGGGCATCGGCCACCGGTTCGTGGCCGAGGTGGTCGAGGTGGCCGACGAGCAATGGCGCGCCGCCATCGAAGGCGTGCTGCGCGGCCACCGCTGGGTGGTGCTGCTGGACAAGGACAGCGACCTGGCCGAGGCCTACGAGATCGGCGAGCGCGAGCGCTACCGCCACTACCTCGTCGGCCCGGGCGAGAAGGCCCTGAAGGGCGATCCCGGCACGCTGCTGTCCCACGTGCGCTTCACCGCGCCCGTGCCGCGCTGGCTGGTGCAGCAGATGCAGCAGCTGCGCTGCGTGGCCGATCCGCGCGAGGGCAAGCGCCTGGGCGGCACCTGGATCACGCCGCAGGCCTACATGCACGACGGGCGCGGCGCCCGTTCCATGTGGGTGGAACCGCGCGAGCACCAGTTCGGCGCCGCGGCCGTGCACGCCCGCCGCGCCGCCGCCGAGCGCGACGCGGCCCAGATCGATGCGCAGCTCGCGCCCGTGCTGGACCGCGTGCTGGCGCTCAAGCGGCAGATCACCGACACCCGCCGCGCGCTCGAAGGCCACAGCGCCGCCGAAGAGCTGGCGCGCCGCAGCGACGAGTTCGCCCAGGCGCGCGAGGTGCTGCCCACGGCCAGGCAGGCACGCATCGCCGCCGCCCAGCGCTGGCAGCGCCTGGACACCGAGGCCACCCGCGCCCACGACCGCCACCGCGCCTTCGCCGACGAGCACCAGCGGCTGGAGCAGCAACTGCAGCGCGCCCGCAGCGACAGCGACCGCGCCGCGCACGAATGGACCGCCCGCCGGCGCAACCACGTGGCCGCGGCGGGGCACAGCCAGCGCCAGCGCCACGGCTTTCCGCCGCGCTGGATCGCCCCGGCCACGCGCGAGGCGCTGGTGGACGAATACGTCAACGACACCCAGGCCCGCCTGCGGCTGCAGTCCGTGGAGCAGGAGCTGGAGCACAACACCTGGGAGCAGGACGCCACGGTGGAGGAGCGCCACCGCCGCATGGAGACCACCGTGCGCGAGCAGACCCTGAGCCTGTCGGACCACCAGGCCAAGAATGCCCAGGCCGGCACCGCCGTGCACAACGCGCGCGAGAGCTACATCGAGGTGCTGCGCAGCACCGTGCGCCGCTACCGCAAGAACATCCAGGAGCTGGGCGCCCTCGCCGGCGTGGAGGTGGCGGCCGACCTGCCGCTGCTGGAGAACGACGACACCGTGCTCGCGCAGGCGGGCCTGAAGGTGCACTTCGCGTTCGACGGCAAGGGCAGCATCGGCATGAACGACGGCGAGGCCTCGGGCGGCCAGCAGGTCATCAAGTCGCTCATCCTGCTCGTGGGCCTGCTCAAGGACGAGGAAAGCGGCTCGGGCGGCTTCGTGTTCATCGACGAGCCCTTCGCCCACCTGGACGTGCGCAACATCCAGCTGGTCGGCCACTTTTTGCGCTCCACCCAGGCGCAATACGTGCTGACCACGCCCATCACCCACAACCTGGAAGTCTTCGAGCCCGCCGAGATCACCCTGGTGACCAGCAAGAAACCCCAGGGCTCGCGCTGGGCCCCGCCCATCGCGGTGGCCAAGCGGCGCGGCGTGCCGGTGCTGGAGCCGGTGCCCGCATGA
- a CDS encoding GNAT family N-acetyltransferase: MTQDPDDALQIRRLLPAQWKDAHPVMAQLRALDEAEFLRRVRQQSCAGYELVGAYQGGALVGVMGMRPVQTLARGAYLHVDDLVVDTAVRGSGAGRALMAYAEADAQARAMDVVFLDARPEAIAFYERGGYVLHPAPSMKKRLAAVP; this comes from the coding sequence ATGACCCAAGACCCCGACGATGCCCTGCAAATCCGGAGGCTTTTGCCTGCGCAGTGGAAGGACGCCCATCCGGTGATGGCGCAGCTGCGCGCGCTGGACGAGGCCGAGTTTCTGCGGCGCGTGCGCCAGCAGTCGTGCGCCGGCTATGAACTCGTGGGCGCCTACCAGGGCGGCGCCTTGGTCGGGGTCATGGGAATGCGGCCCGTGCAGACCCTGGCACGCGGGGCCTACCTGCATGTCGATGACCTCGTGGTGGATACCGCCGTGCGGGGCAGCGGCGCCGGCCGGGCGCTGATGGCCTACGCCGAAGCCGATGCGCAGGCGCGCGCCATGGACGTGGTGTTCCTGGACGCACGGCCCGAGGCCATCGCGTTCTACGAGCGCGGGGGCTATGTGCTCCACCCGGCACCGTCGATGAAGAAACGGCTCGCGGCCGTCCCCTGA
- a CDS encoding GGDEF domain-containing protein codes for MPPRLARWRDRALFRTPSRVLDGLLGTERRLRVRSAMAGLAGLLMLCCVAAMHIVARAGIAEVQWVNTWTVFCVSGLIGVFALIRSGVSRRFRGPSLTLFQMLYAVACNAAAFVIAGPARGITLPILAVILMFGIFGLSTRQMVGVLFYSLAAFGAGGVLLELREDLHQGPAMAAAYGIMIFVVLLGSTFLTTRVQATRQQLRQQKHDLAEALEHIRELATHDELTGLLNRRHMIELMRLEQRRTARSGHSLVLVQLDLDHFKAINDTHGHAAGDRALQAFARSVKASVRDSDVLSRWGGEEFVLMLCNTQPADASALLERVRSTVSALRLTHPGSAPIHLTVSIGLAQHVVGESIEQTLERADRALYAAKAQGRDRAVWAAPCEEGAGAAGAAGTIPG; via the coding sequence TTGCCGCCACGGCTTGCGAGATGGCGCGACCGCGCCCTGTTCCGTACCCCCTCCCGCGTGCTCGATGGGCTGCTGGGCACCGAGCGGCGCCTGCGCGTGCGCTCGGCCATGGCGGGGTTGGCGGGGCTGCTCATGCTGTGCTGCGTGGCGGCGATGCACATCGTGGCCCGGGCGGGCATCGCGGAAGTGCAATGGGTCAACACGTGGACGGTGTTTTGCGTCTCGGGCCTGATCGGGGTGTTCGCGCTGATCCGCAGCGGGGTGTCGCGGCGCTTTCGCGGCCCTTCGCTCACGCTGTTCCAGATGCTCTATGCCGTGGCCTGCAACGCCGCGGCCTTCGTGATCGCGGGGCCGGCGCGGGGCATCACGCTGCCGATCCTGGCGGTGATCCTGATGTTCGGGATCTTCGGGCTGTCCACGCGGCAGATGGTGGGGGTGCTGTTCTATTCGCTGGCGGCGTTCGGGGCCGGGGGCGTGCTGCTGGAACTGCGCGAGGACCTGCACCAGGGCCCCGCGATGGCCGCCGCCTACGGGATCATGATTTTCGTGGTGCTGCTGGGCAGCACCTTCCTCACCACGCGGGTGCAGGCCACGCGCCAGCAGCTGCGCCAGCAAAAGCACGATCTGGCCGAGGCGCTGGAGCACATCCGCGAGCTGGCCACGCACGACGAGCTGACCGGGCTGCTCAACCGCCGCCACATGATCGAGCTGATGCGGCTGGAGCAGCGCCGCACCGCGCGCAGCGGGCATTCGCTGGTGCTGGTGCAGCTGGACCTGGACCATTTCAAGGCCATCAACGACACCCACGGCCATGCGGCGGGCGACCGCGCGCTGCAGGCCTTCGCCCGCTCGGTGAAAGCCAGCGTGCGCGACTCCGACGTGCTCTCGCGCTGGGGCGGCGAGGAGTTCGTGCTGATGCTGTGCAACACCCAGCCGGCCGATGCCAGCGCGCTGCTGGAGCGGGTGCGCAGCACCGTCTCGGCGCTGCGGCTCACGCATCCGGGGTCGGCGCCGATCCACCTGACCGTCTCCATCGGCCTGGCGCAGCACGTGGTGGGCGAGTCGATCGAGCAGACGCTGGAGCGGGCGGACCGCGCGCTCTATGCGGCCAAGGCGCAGGGGCGCGACCGGGCGGTCTGGGCTGCCCCGTGCGAGGAAGGGGCGGGGGCGGCCGGGGCCGCAGGTACGATCCCCGGATGA
- a CDS encoding SOS response-associated peptidase, giving the protein MTTRYETLPLPETYREAFGVEPPDTRGERYVKPRKPGFFIRAVAPPPGDTESAAGADPDAGSDEEGAPRLARELVHAQWGLVPHWVKSASDGRLRAPKLVNARSETVSTATPFREAWLKGQRCIVPMAAFFEDDWRSGKAVPTRIARVDGLPMAAAGLWARWTGPEGEELVSYTVLTVNANSHALIHRYQPPGSEKRMPALLNEGAYGAWLSARPEKAREFMRQYPANWLLANPVESKADKGPPAFL; this is encoded by the coding sequence ATGACCACGCGCTACGAGACCCTGCCCCTGCCCGAAACCTACCGCGAGGCCTTCGGCGTGGAGCCGCCGGACACGCGCGGCGAACGCTACGTGAAGCCCCGCAAGCCCGGCTTCTTCATCCGCGCCGTGGCGCCCCCGCCGGGCGATACCGAATCGGCGGCCGGGGCAGATCCCGATGCCGGTTCCGATGAGGAAGGCGCCCCCCGGCTGGCGCGCGAACTGGTGCACGCCCAGTGGGGGCTGGTACCGCACTGGGTGAAATCGGCCTCCGACGGGCGGCTGCGCGCCCCCAAGCTGGTGAACGCGCGCTCCGAGACGGTCTCCACCGCCACGCCATTCCGCGAGGCGTGGCTGAAAGGCCAGCGCTGCATCGTGCCCATGGCGGCGTTTTTCGAGGACGACTGGCGCAGCGGCAAGGCCGTGCCCACGCGCATCGCGCGCGTCGATGGCCTGCCGATGGCCGCGGCGGGGTTGTGGGCCCGCTGGACCGGCCCCGAGGGCGAGGAGCTGGTCAGCTACACCGTGCTCACCGTGAACGCCAACAGCCATGCGCTGATCCACCGTTACCAGCCGCCCGGCAGCGAAAAGCGCATGCCGGCCCTGCTCAACGAGGGCGCGTACGGCGCCTGGCTGTCGGCCCGGCCCGAGAAGGCGCGGGAGTTCATGCGCCAGTACCCGGCCAACTGGCTGCTGGCCAACCCGGTGGAAAGCAAGGCCGACAAGGGGCCTCCCGCTTTCCTGTGA
- a CDS encoding alpha/beta hydrolase: MVDPDAPSTLSPFTAADGENLALQDWPLSHADARATVLLVHGLGEHVGRYNRLARRLNAWGFAVRGYDQYGHGESGGLRGALTPPNRLMVDLADIVDATRARMPPGQPLVLLGHSLGGLVAADFVAQALRPVDALVLSSPALDPGLSWTQKFLVATLPRVLPNLRLATGIDPTHLSHDPAVVAAYRADPRCHDRVGAGLARFIAYTGPAVVARAAQWSVPTLLMWAGADRLVNPAGSRAFARAAPLGVVHAQEFALAYHELFKESPEHAAPVFAALQQWLDARCPRASGLEPNRAPAQ, from the coding sequence ATGGTCGATCCCGACGCCCCCTCCACCCTCAGCCCCTTCACCGCCGCCGATGGCGAGAACCTCGCCCTGCAGGACTGGCCGCTGTCCCACGCCGACGCGCGCGCCACCGTGCTGCTGGTGCACGGCCTGGGCGAACACGTGGGCCGGTACAACCGGCTCGCCCGGCGGCTGAACGCCTGGGGTTTTGCCGTGCGCGGCTACGACCAGTACGGCCATGGCGAATCGGGCGGGCTGCGCGGCGCCCTCACGCCGCCGAACCGGCTGATGGTGGATCTGGCCGACATCGTCGATGCGACGCGGGCCCGGATGCCGCCCGGCCAGCCGCTGGTGCTGCTGGGCCACAGCCTGGGCGGGCTGGTGGCGGCGGACTTCGTGGCGCAGGCGCTGCGCCCCGTGGATGCGCTGGTGCTTTCCTCCCCCGCGCTGGACCCGGGCCTGAGCTGGACGCAGAAGTTCCTGGTGGCCACCCTGCCCCGCGTGCTGCCGAACCTGCGCCTGGCCACCGGGATCGACCCCACGCACCTGTCCCACGACCCCGCCGTCGTCGCGGCCTACCGCGCCGACCCGCGCTGCCACGACCGCGTCGGCGCCGGGCTCGCGCGCTTCATCGCCTACACCGGCCCGGCCGTCGTGGCCCGCGCCGCGCAGTGGAGCGTGCCCACCCTGCTGATGTGGGCGGGGGCCGACCGGCTGGTCAATCCCGCCGGCAGCCGGGCCTTCGCCCGGGCCGCCCCGCTGGGCGTGGTGCACGCGCAGGAATTCGCCCTGGCGTACCACGAGCTGTTCAAGGAAAGCCCTGAGCACGCCGCGCCGGTGTTCGCGGCCTTGCAGCAATGGCTGGACGCCCGCTGCCCCCGCGCCAGCGGCCTGGAGCCGAATCGGGCTCCAGCACAATAA